From the Malus domestica chromosome 17, GDT2T_hap1 genome, one window contains:
- the LOC103405427 gene encoding nuclear pore complex protein NUP35-like — protein MSTTVHRTPKSSKQSLFFQDVASPVSSRRGRNSTPGQAAAVSALWRESGGGSDLPPPPLYTLEDRSDFSPESGIPDYPLSPEIKSDSRTPVHSFGRDSSTLVKGKSEASTSYALSNGQHGQQGSASMSWWSPSKSGGEQEEKGKGSPVEGVVQPLALITLPPPREVARPEMQRNTLPTGNINEEEWVTVYGFSPADTNLVLREFEKCGVILKHVPGPRDANWMHILYQSYSDAQKALSKNGMQINGALIIGVKPLDPMQRHALNERVNNQGFMTFPPQPSMKHAEVNASRAPPHPYYLQNGNTSTQKSGGAIASPAKSLVSKVMDLMFGM, from the exons ATGAGCACCACAGTACATAGAACTCCCAAATCCAGTAAGCAGTCATTGTTTTTCCAAGATGTAGCTTCACCTGTATCGTCCAGGAGAGGAAGAAATTCAACTCCAGGCCAGGCAGCTGCGGTCTCTGCTCTATGGCGCGAGAGTGGTGGGGGATCGGACCTTCCACCACCTCCGCTTTACACATTGGAAGACCGGTCGGACTTCTCCCCTGAATCTGGAATTCCAGATTACCCATTATCCCCAGAAATCAAGTCGGATTCTAGAACTCCGGTGCATAGTTTTGGCCGTGATTCCTCGACTCTGGTGAAGGGAAAATCAGAGGCAAGCACTTCATATGCTCTATCAAATGGACAGCATGGCCAACAGGGTTCAGCGAGTATGAGTTGGTGGTCGCCCTCGAAGAGTGGTGGTGAGCAAGAAGAGAAGGGAAAGGGTTCACCAGTGGAGGGTGTTGTTCAGCCCCTTGCTCTGATCACTCTTCCACCTCCAAGGGAAGTTGCAAGGCCAGAGATGCAAAGGAATACCTTGCCTACAGGGAACATCAACGAAGAAGAATGGGTTACTGTTTACGG ATTCTCTCCAGCTGATACAAATTTAGTCTTACGAGAGTTTGAAAAATGTGGAGTGATTTTGAAACATGTTCCTGGTCCAAGAGATGCCAACTGGATGCACATTCTATATCAG AGTTACTCTGATGCTCAGAAGGCTCTCAGCAAGAATGGGATGCAAATTAACGGGGCACTAATTATAGGCGTGAAGCCACTGGATCCAATGCAACGCCATGCATTAAATGAAAGGGTCAACAATCAGGGTTTCATGACATTTCCCCCTCAACCGTCCATGAAACATGCAGAGGTGAATGCTTCAAGAGCCCCCCCTCATCCTTACTATCTTCAAAACGGTAATACCAGCACGCAGAAATCTGGAGGTGCCATTGCTTCCCCAGCAAAGTCATTGGTGTCCAAAGTcatggatttaatgtttggtatGTAG